In Primulina huaijiensis isolate GDHJ02 chromosome 6, ASM1229523v2, whole genome shotgun sequence, a single window of DNA contains:
- the LOC140978635 gene encoding rab GTPase-activating protein 22-like isoform X2 — MFFSSAVEELDAYYPIRPECQADAPRTKFKARVGKTLGPRRWNAAFSQDGHLDIAGVLRRIQRGGIHPLIKGEVWEFLLGCFDPNSTLDARNVVRQQRREQYAAWKSECQQLVPVIGSGNLLTTPIINDDGHQIQDPSVSINDQDNGSLSNGGSLDQSMIQWKLGLPQIGLDVVRTDRALVFYENETNRAKLWDILAVYSWLDKDIGYVQGMNDICSPMVILLEDEADAFWCFERAMRRMRENFRCTTSSMGVQSQLSTLGQIIKAIDPKLHQHLEELDGGEYLFAIRMLMVLFRREFSFIDGLYLWEVMWAMEYNPSIYSSYESSDLISSQAHQTEEIKADNKLLKQCGKFEKKNVKTGLTDQRGALAVFLAASVLETKHKQLLKEAQGMDDVAQILGEITGNLDAKKSLNAALKIHKKYLRKAKKSYYP; from the exons ATGTTTTTTAGCTCAGCTGTTGAGGAGCTGGATGCATACTATCCTATTAGACCTGAATGTCAAGCTGATGCTCCCCGGACCAAATTTAAGGCGCGG GTAGGCAAGACTCTCGGTCCAAGAAGATGGAATGCAGCATTTTCTCAAGATGGTCATTTGGATATAGCAGGTGTCCTTAGAAGAATTCAAAGAGGG GGCATTCATCCGTTGATTAAAGGAGAAGTCTGGGAGTTCTTGTTGGGTTGTTTTGATCCTAACAGCACATTGGATGCCAGAAATGTTGTCCGACAACAGAGAAG GGAACAGTATGCGGCTTGGAAATCCGAATGCCAACAGCTGGTGCCTGTAATCGGCAGCGGAAATCTTCTCACAACGCCTATAATTAATGATGATGGCCACCAAATACAAGATCCTTCAGTTAGCATTAACGACCAAGACAACGGTTCTCTGTCAAATGGTGGCTCTTTAGATCAAAGCATGATCCAGTGGAAGCTTGGATTACCTCAAATCG GTTTGGATGTTGTGCGGACAGATCGTGCTCTTGTTTTTTATGAGAATGAAACTAATCGGGCAAAGCTCTGGGATATACTTGCTGTCTATTCTTGGCTGGATAAAGATATTGGATATGTTCAAG GAATGAATGATATATGCTCTCCGATGGTTATTCTTCTCGAAGATGAAGCGGATGCCTTCTGGTGCTTCGAGCGTGCAATGCGTAGGATG AGGGAAAACTTCCGTTGCACTACAAGTTCCATGGGGGTGCAATCCCAACTAAGTACTCTTGGACAAATTATTAAAGCTATTGACCCGAAGCTCCATCAGCACCTTG AGGAGCTGGATGGTGGGGAGTACTTATTTGCAATTCGTATGCTCATGGTTCTTTTTCGCAGAGAGTTTTCATTTATTGATGGCCTGTATCTCTGGGAG GTCATGTGGGCCATGGAATACAATCCAAGCATATATTCATCATACGAGTCAAGTGACTTAATTTCTTCTCAAGCTCATCAAACCGAAGAAATTAAAGCAGATAACAAGCTGCTGAAGCAGTGTGGAAAATTCGAGAAGAAGAACGTGAAAACAGGATTGACGGACCAGAGGGGCGCTCTCGCTGTTTTCCTAGCTGCTAGTGTACTTGAAACAAAACATAAACAACTTCTTAAAGAGGCTCAAGGCATGGATGATGTCGCTCAG ATTTTGGGTGAAATCACTGGAAATTTGGATGCTAAAAAGTCATTGAACGCGGCACTGAAAATTCACAAGAAGTATTTGAGAAAG GCCAAGAAATCTTACTATCCGTAG
- the LOC140978635 gene encoding rab GTPase-activating protein 22-like isoform X1 translates to MGNSMCIMCKKDGMFFSSAVEELDAYYPIRPECQADAPRTKFKARVGKTLGPRRWNAAFSQDGHLDIAGVLRRIQRGGIHPLIKGEVWEFLLGCFDPNSTLDARNVVRQQRREQYAAWKSECQQLVPVIGSGNLLTTPIINDDGHQIQDPSVSINDQDNGSLSNGGSLDQSMIQWKLGLPQIGLDVVRTDRALVFYENETNRAKLWDILAVYSWLDKDIGYVQGMNDICSPMVILLEDEADAFWCFERAMRRMRENFRCTTSSMGVQSQLSTLGQIIKAIDPKLHQHLEELDGGEYLFAIRMLMVLFRREFSFIDGLYLWEVMWAMEYNPSIYSSYESSDLISSQAHQTEEIKADNKLLKQCGKFEKKNVKTGLTDQRGALAVFLAASVLETKHKQLLKEAQGMDDVAQILGEITGNLDAKKSLNAALKIHKKYLRKAKKSYYP, encoded by the exons ATGGGGAACTCCATGTGCATTATGTGCAAGAAAGATGG GATGTTTTTTAGCTCAGCTGTTGAGGAGCTGGATGCATACTATCCTATTAGACCTGAATGTCAAGCTGATGCTCCCCGGACCAAATTTAAGGCGCGG GTAGGCAAGACTCTCGGTCCAAGAAGATGGAATGCAGCATTTTCTCAAGATGGTCATTTGGATATAGCAGGTGTCCTTAGAAGAATTCAAAGAGGG GGCATTCATCCGTTGATTAAAGGAGAAGTCTGGGAGTTCTTGTTGGGTTGTTTTGATCCTAACAGCACATTGGATGCCAGAAATGTTGTCCGACAACAGAGAAG GGAACAGTATGCGGCTTGGAAATCCGAATGCCAACAGCTGGTGCCTGTAATCGGCAGCGGAAATCTTCTCACAACGCCTATAATTAATGATGATGGCCACCAAATACAAGATCCTTCAGTTAGCATTAACGACCAAGACAACGGTTCTCTGTCAAATGGTGGCTCTTTAGATCAAAGCATGATCCAGTGGAAGCTTGGATTACCTCAAATCG GTTTGGATGTTGTGCGGACAGATCGTGCTCTTGTTTTTTATGAGAATGAAACTAATCGGGCAAAGCTCTGGGATATACTTGCTGTCTATTCTTGGCTGGATAAAGATATTGGATATGTTCAAG GAATGAATGATATATGCTCTCCGATGGTTATTCTTCTCGAAGATGAAGCGGATGCCTTCTGGTGCTTCGAGCGTGCAATGCGTAGGATG AGGGAAAACTTCCGTTGCACTACAAGTTCCATGGGGGTGCAATCCCAACTAAGTACTCTTGGACAAATTATTAAAGCTATTGACCCGAAGCTCCATCAGCACCTTG AGGAGCTGGATGGTGGGGAGTACTTATTTGCAATTCGTATGCTCATGGTTCTTTTTCGCAGAGAGTTTTCATTTATTGATGGCCTGTATCTCTGGGAG GTCATGTGGGCCATGGAATACAATCCAAGCATATATTCATCATACGAGTCAAGTGACTTAATTTCTTCTCAAGCTCATCAAACCGAAGAAATTAAAGCAGATAACAAGCTGCTGAAGCAGTGTGGAAAATTCGAGAAGAAGAACGTGAAAACAGGATTGACGGACCAGAGGGGCGCTCTCGCTGTTTTCCTAGCTGCTAGTGTACTTGAAACAAAACATAAACAACTTCTTAAAGAGGCTCAAGGCATGGATGATGTCGCTCAG ATTTTGGGTGAAATCACTGGAAATTTGGATGCTAAAAAGTCATTGAACGCGGCACTGAAAATTCACAAGAAGTATTTGAGAAAG GCCAAGAAATCTTACTATCCGTAG
- the LOC140979327 gene encoding uncharacterized protein — translation MAQVTLTSPLLFLLASVSFMLLSVTSQPPLGAAEQEAVYRVLESINSGIPWRTLFPDDMCSSAPHGIVCDYFYDTSAVTAHVTELSFGYVSDYSPNPPCGSYSTFQPSLLTPILHLKKLFFYKCFTEKEIPFPDFSPLLSSSQASSLEELVFVENPGLSGSLDGRIGNFSGLRRLVLTGTSVSGEIPRGFGELINMEQLTLSRNKFEGKISANIFQNLQKLRVLDLSENGFKGSVPESIGNLTDLLKLDLSYNEFSGRIPEMFKNLNSLEFLDLSFNRFGNFGVPLFLSKLTSLKEVYLSGNFLGGQIPEKWGNFGGILGIGLSGVGLFGNIPKSMGVTLKKVCYLGLDNNMLEGIVPEEFGALEFVTELNLENNNLTGRVPFSADLVSKLGKKLKLEGNSDLCIDEGLRSAKFSGVLGHLKVCRQPNIPQTALLFDNFYPRRHSSYALISLGFVFSCFW, via the coding sequence ATGGCACAAGTTACCCTCACTTCCCCGCTGCTCTTCTTGCTCGCATCGGTCTCCTTCATGCTCCTTTCAGTAACTTCACAGCCACCGCTCGGCGCGGCGGAGCAAGAAGCGGTGTACCGAGTTCTTGAATCCATCAATTCGGGTATTCCCTGGCGCACGCTTTTCCCAGATGACATGTGCTCCTCCGCCCCACACGGAATCGTCTGCGACTACTTCTACGACACCTCCGCCGTCACGGCCCATGTGACGGAGCTGAGCTTTGGATACGTCTCCGACTATTCTCCCAACCCTCCTTGCGGTTCCTACTCCACCTTCCAGCCTTCTCTTTTAACCCCGATCCTTCACCTCAAGAAGCTCTTCTTCTATAAATGCTTCACCGAAAAAGAAATTCCATTTCCGGATTTCTCACCATTGTTATCTTCCTCTCAAGCTTCCTCTTTAGAGGAGCTGGTTTTTGTCGAAAACCCAGGTTTATCCGGGTCTCTGGATGGCAGGATCGGTAATTTCAGCGGTTTGAGGAGGTTGGTTTTGACAGGAACAAGTGTTTCAGGCGAAATCCCACGAGGGTTTGGCGAGTTGATAAATATGGAACAGCTCACGCTTTCGAGGAACAAGTTTGAAGGTAAGATTTCTGCGAATATTTTTCAGAACTTGCAGAAACTGAGGGTTCTTGATTTGAGTGAAAACGGGTTCAAAGGAAGCGTGCCAGAATCCATTGGAAACTTGACTGATTTGTTGAAGCTTGATTTAAGCTACAACGAGTTTTCAGGAAGAATCCCAGAAATGTTCAAGAACTTGAACAGTTTGGAGTTTCTTGATCTGAGTTTCAATCGTTTTGGCAACTTCGGAGTGCCACTGTTCTTGTCCAAGCTGACAAGCTTGAAGGAAGTGTATTTGAGTGGGAACTTTCTTGGAGGGCAGATTCCGGAGAAATGGGGAAATTTTGGGGGCATTCTTGGGATTGGGCTATCGGGGGTAGGACTTTTTGGGAATATCCCAAAATCAATGGGGGTGACTCTGAAAAAAGTGTGCTATTTAGGGCTTGATAACAATATGCTTGAAGGGATAGTGCCTGAGGAATTTGGGGCTTTGGAATTTGTTACAGAGTTGAATTTGGAGAACAATAACTTGACTGGAAGGGTTCCATTTTCTGCTGACCTTGTGTCCAAACTTGGGAAAAAGTTGAAGTTGGAGGGCAATTCGGACCTTTGTATTGACGAGGGATTGAGGTCTGCTAAGTTCAGTGGTGTGCTGGGGCATCTGAAAGTGTGCAGACAGCCAAATATTCCCCAAACTGCCCTTCTCTTTGACAATTTTTATCCAAGGAGACATAGCTCTTATGCCTTGATATCCCTAGGGTTtgtgttttcttgtttttggtAG